CACCGTCGCCTATGAGGAGCGAGACGCCGATAAAGGTGAGTATTGTTATAAACACTGCCTTCTTTTTGCCGTTTATAAGGGGAGAAAGTATCTCTTTGAGCACGATAGTCCCGCCCTCACCCCTGATACTAAGGCCCATCGCAAACCAGTTGTACTGCAGAAAGACGAGGATCACAAGCGTCCAGATGATCAGCGACATGACGCCGATGATGTTGTCCGGTGTCGGGCGCAGAAGGATGAAAACTACTGTAACAGTATATATAGGACTTGTTCCGATGTCTCCGAACACAAGCCCTAATGCTTTAAGAATTCCTGTCATCGTATATACCTGTTAGATTCTACTATTTTCAATATTAAAAAACTATATATCATACGCCAGCTCAGAATGTGAAAGCAACAGATATCCCGCCCCTGACCTCTTCTTGGATTAACGATATAAATAGGTTATACTATTTAGCTTCTAAATATGGATTAAGGACGGTTCATGAATAAAACAATCAAATTCTGCCTCATAAGTATTTTTTCTATATGCTTTATCTGCGGCGTTGCCTATGCCTCTGAGACCGTTTCACAGGACTTAGGCAAAAATAATGCCGTCAGTTTCCTGAAGGGCGAGGTGCTCTCTTATTTTGAGCCTGTAACCGGCAATATCGATGAGGTTGAAGCTGGAATCGTCACGATAAGCATAGGCGAAGGCAGGAAGCTTAAGGAAGGGGCGAGGCTTTCTGTCTTCAGAAAGGGCGAGCCATTTTATCATCCTACCACCAAAGAGCTGATCGGCGCTGCTGAAGACTTCGCAGGCATCGTTGAGGTCATCAAAGGAGCTGCCGTTACAGGGCGTTATACCTGCATCGTTGTCAGTGGAGAGCTCAAGAGCGGAGATATAGTCAGGATCACCTCTTCACAAGTGAAGATTGCTTTTTTTCAGGACAGGGGATCAGACTGGACGCTTTCTGAGGCGTTCTTCAGTTCTTTAAAAGATACAGGCCGTTTTGATATGCTCGAAAAGTACTCTCCAAGTACTGAAAGGAATAAACTGATCGGGATATCAAAGGAACTTGGAGCTGAGGTTCTGCTCTTTTTGTCCACTCCTGTTGTGAAGAATAAAAAATCATTGCGGATCGAGCTGTACCGGGTTGATGATTCAAAACTTTTCTCAGACATGAGCTCTGAAGTCTCTTCTGAATACCTCAATGAGCTGACTCAATATGATGATTTCTTATCAAAAAGCCTTTCTGATAAAGAGCCGTGGAACACCTCTGAGCTGAATGGCGGAGAGCTGTTTGCGATAGGCAATATAACCGGCACCGGCACAAAGGAATTGATCGCCAGTGACGGCAATGTGATAAGGATCTATAACATGGACAAGGAGATGCAGGAGGTCTGGTCCATAGCCGGCAGTACGAAGGACAGGCATATCTCTATAGATGTCCTTGACCTTAATAAAAACGGGATAGATGAGATCTTTGTTACATCAATGAGCAACGAGGAAAGGATCAGCTCAATGACCGGCAACGGGGCCGGCAGCGACAGGGGCAGGATAAGTTCTTTTGTCATCGAATACAGCCCTGCAGAAGGATACAAAAAAACATCAGAAGGCCTGCCGTATTTTCTAAGGGTAACATCAGGCAAGCTGCTCATGCAGGGCTTTGCTGATAAAGAGATCTTTTCCACGCCTGTTTATACAGGCAGATGGAGTGAGGGCCGCTATGAGCAGGACAAAGAGCTTCAGCTTCCTGAAGGGGTCAATATCTATGGTTTTGTCCATGTTGACTGGCAGAATAAAGGGGATGTTCATATAATGACCCTTAGCGATAACGGCTTCCTGAGATTGTACAGGAATAACGAGCTGCTATGGGAAAGCAGCGATACTTATGGAAGGCCTGCGATATCTTTTAAGAAAGCTACAGGCTCTATGATCAATCCTGCAACTGAGTGGATAGTAAGGGGCAGGCTCATCGCGGTAAATACTGATAAGGGGCAGAAGGTCGTTGCGGTAAAGAGAGAGGAATTGGTGCCGCGGGCACCGCGACTTGGTTCTTACAGCGCAGAGGTTTATACCTTGTCGTGGGACGGAAGCAGCATGGAAGAAGAACTTATGCTTGAGGGAGTATCAGGCACAGTCTCAGATTATTGGATAGAGGGCAAGCGGCTGTACCTTCTTGCCAGGGCAGGGCTGTTTGCTTTTGCGAATAATGCCGTAAGGGGCGAGATATCAAGGCCCAGTATTCTTTATTATTACAATTTTGAAGAGAAATGAAAGTCAAGCATATCGCAGTCATTATGGATGGGAACGGCCGCTGGGCAGAGCAGCGCGGGTTCTCCCGCATTGAAGGGCACAGGGAAGGCATAAAGCGCGTCAACGATATTATTGACGAGTCTATCGAGCAGAAGCTTAAGGCGCTTACCCTGTATACCTTTTCCATGGAGAACTGGCAGAGGCCCAAGGCTGAGGTAAACGCGCTGATGCGTTTTCTCCGTTCATATCTGAAGAACGAGATGAAAGGCCTGGCACGCAAGAATATAGTTTTTCGGGCGATAGGCAATCTCCAGAGACTACCAACCGGGATACAGTCACTGCTTAAGGATTTTGAGGAGATGACAAAGAATAACACAGGCCTGATGCTCAACAGCGCGCTAAGTTACAGCGGCAGGGATGAGATCGTGAACGCGGTCAGGAGCATTGTTGAAGAGGGTGTTCCGTCCGGCAAGATAGATGAGAAGACAGTTCAATCCCATCTTTATACATACGGCATACCTGACCCTGACCTTATAATCCGCACCAGCGGCGAGCTAAGGCTCAGCAATTTTCTTATATGGCAGTCTGCTTATTCTGAATTTTATTTTACCGAGACGCTATGGCCTGATTTCAGCAAAGAGGAGTTCAGGAGAGCGATAGCAGAATACGGGAGAAGAGACAGAAGGTTTGGTGCTTTGCCGGCCAAGAGTTAAGAGATGCAGGATACTGTAAAAAAGCCATTTGATCTTAAAAGACTGGTTGTCGCTTTTTTTGTAATTCCCCTTCTGGTCTTGTTTATACAATACGGAAGGCATTATCCTGATTTTTTTCTTCTTTTATTGTTAGTAAGCCTTATTGCGCTTCGTGAATTTCACGCAATGTATAAGGTCCCCCTGACATTAAGCATTCCAGCGCTGATCGCCGGAGCATTATTATTTTTTGTAATATGTTTTTACCCTTACATGATCATTGAAACTATGTTTTTCTGTTTCATTGCCCTTCTTCTGATAAGGCTCTTTGCCGTTGCTTCACCTGCAGGGGCGATGAGCGGGATAGGGCCTGTTGCAACAGGGTATTTGTATATATTGTGGTTTATGGGCTTTCAATGGCTGCTGAGAAGCGACGCATACGGCAGGTATAATATTTTTCTTCTTTACGGTTCGGTCTGGCTTGCTGACAGTACGGCTTATTATGTCGGAACTTATCTTGGGAAGCATAAGCTATGCCCCTCTCTGAGCCCGAACAAAACATATGAAGGCGCTGCCGGCAGCATAGTTGGAGGTATTGCCGGAGCCCTAATAATAACTTCTATATTTGGTTTTGAGGACCTGACAGTATTTACAGTTGTGATCATTGGAGCTGTGTTAGGATCAGTAACGATCTTCGGCGATCTGATCGAATCAATGTTCAAGCGCGATGCCGGTGTGAAGGATTCCAGCTCTCTCTTTCCGGGACATGGCGGCGTTCTTGATAAACTTGACGGGGTCCTTGTCGCAGGCCCTGTTCTTTATTTTCTATTGGGGTTCATTTGAAAAACCTCTCTATTTTAGGATCGACCGGTTCCATCGGAAAGAACACCGTAGAGATCGTCAGGCGCCATCCGGAACTATTCAAGGTCTCAGGGCTTGCTGTTATGAGCAACATAGAACTGCTCGAGTCGCAGATAACTGCTTTAAGGCCGGAGGTCGTCGCTGTATTTGATGAATCCTCAGCAGCGCAACTCAGAAAGAAGGGCCTTCCGGTTGAGATACTTTCAGGCGAAGAGGGTGTTATTGAAGTAGCCCGGCTCAATGGTGTTGATATGGTGGTTTCGGCCATAGTAGGTTCAGCCGGACTTTTGCCTACACTCGCGGCGGTGCGTGCAGGCAAGGATGTCGCGCTTGCCAATAAGGAAGCGCTGGTCATGGCAGGCGGTATAATCATGTCCGAAGCATCTGAAAATAATGTCAGGATACTTCCGGTTGACAGCGAGCACAGCGCTGTATTTCAGTGCCTGCATGGCAGGGATATGAATGAGGTCAGAAGGATAATCCTTACTGCTTCAGGCGGGCCGTTCCTCAAAAAGAGCAAGGCAGAGCTGGTCAAAGTAACACCGGCAGAGGCGCTAAATCATCCGAACTGGGAAATGGGGCGGAAGATAAGTATAGACTCTGCCACACTCATGAACAAGGGGCTTGAGG
The DNA window shown above is from Thermodesulfovibrionia bacterium and carries:
- a CDS encoding isoprenyl transferase, with product MKVKHIAVIMDGNGRWAEQRGFSRIEGHREGIKRVNDIIDESIEQKLKALTLYTFSMENWQRPKAEVNALMRFLRSYLKNEMKGLARKNIVFRAIGNLQRLPTGIQSLLKDFEEMTKNNTGLMLNSALSYSGRDEIVNAVRSIVEEGVPSGKIDEKTVQSHLYTYGIPDPDLIIRTSGELRLSNFLIWQSAYSEFYFTETLWPDFSKEEFRRAIAEYGRRDRRFGALPAKS
- a CDS encoding phosphatidate cytidylyltransferase, whose translation is MQDTVKKPFDLKRLVVAFFVIPLLVLFIQYGRHYPDFFLLLLLVSLIALREFHAMYKVPLTLSIPALIAGALLFFVICFYPYMIIETMFFCFIALLLIRLFAVASPAGAMSGIGPVATGYLYILWFMGFQWLLRSDAYGRYNIFLLYGSVWLADSTAYYVGTYLGKHKLCPSLSPNKTYEGAAGSIVGGIAGALIITSIFGFEDLTVFTVVIIGAVLGSVTIFGDLIESMFKRDAGVKDSSSLFPGHGGVLDKLDGVLVAGPVLYFLLGFI
- a CDS encoding 1-deoxy-D-xylulose-5-phosphate reductoisomerase, which gives rise to MKNLSILGSTGSIGKNTVEIVRRHPELFKVSGLAVMSNIELLESQITALRPEVVAVFDESSAAQLRKKGLPVEILSGEEGVIEVARLNGVDMVVSAIVGSAGLLPTLAAVRAGKDVALANKEALVMAGGIIMSEASENNVRILPVDSEHSAVFQCLHGRDMNEVRRIILTASGGPFLKKSKAELVKVTPAEALNHPNWEMGRKISIDSATLMNKGLEVIEAFWLFGMTVEKIGVVVHPQSVVHSMVEFIDGSIIAQMSVPDMKGAISYAVSYPERLGDVMPYLDFGKLGGLMFEEPDMDKYESLSLCYDAIRAGGTMPAVLNTANEVAVEAFLQGKIPFTGIPGLVSDTMTAHDVKPCESIEDVMHASEWARNKAGELIGN